The DNA sequence GCTGACGCGGCTCTCGGTCACGCCGAGCACGTTGCCGATCTCGGCGAGGGTGAGGCCTTCGTAGTAGTAGAGCGTGACGACGGTCTTCTCGCGTTCCGGCAGCGTGTTGATGGCGCGTGCCAGGAACCTGCGCAGCTCCCGGTCCTCGGCCACCTCCACCGGGTTGTCGGCAGCGGTGTCCTCCAGGGTGTCCATGAAGCTGAGCTGATCGCCGTTGTCGCCCCCGGCGTGCAGCAGCTCCTCCAGGGCGACGACGTTCGCCAGTGACAACTGGCTGAAAACCGCGTGCAGATCGGCCACCGTGATGCCCATCTCGCCGGCGACCTCGCTCTCCGACGGTGTGCGGCGCAGCCGCGCCTCCAGCGTGGCGTAGGCGCGCTCCACGTTGCGCGCCTTCTGCCGCACCGAGCGCGGGATCCAGTCCAGCGCGCGCAGTTCGTCGATCATCGCGCCGCGGATGCGGGTGATCGCGTACGTCTCGAACTTGATCTCCCGGTCGACGTCGAACTTCTCGATCGCGTCGATCAGCCCGAAGACCCCGGAGGAGACGAAGTCCGCCTGCTCGACATTGGGCGGCAGCCCCACGCTGACCCGGCCGGCGACGTATTTCACCAGCGGCGAGTAGTGCAGGATCAGTTGCTCCCGCAGCCGTTCGTCCCCCGTCGCCTTGTACGACCGCCACAGCTCGTCGAGCGTCGAGGGAGCGGGCGGCCGCACGCTGCCACCGTCGCGGGCGGCTGGGGGGATCGCCGCCCGGTCGGACCCGGAGGTGTGCTGGGGCATTCGTCGCCTTGTGCCGTTCTGCCGTGGACTGGTGCTGCCTGGGTGCGCCGTCTGTCCGATGTCGAGTTGCCTGTCCGTGTCGGGATCCTCGTGAGCGTAGCGTGACTGTGGCGTCGCGGTGTGCGAAGAAGCGAGGTAGGACCCTGCGTGGATTCGTTCAGGGGGCCGCCCCGCCGCTGCACACCCGTCGCTCTGCGTCATCACCCGGACACCCCAACTGACGTGTTTTCCAGGGCGTGTCGGGGTTCCCCCGGACGGCCGAACACGCTGCGTCAGCGAGGAGCGGGGTCATCGCGGACCGAGATCATCGCCTGGCGCGTCAACTTCCAGCCGTCGCCGTGTCGTTCGACGTAACCAAGTGCTCGTAGTTCGTACAGTCTCGCGACGGCGTCGTCCGGGGTGGTCTGCGCGGCGCGCGCGACCTCCTCCGGCCGGGCCGCTCCACGGGCCGGCAGCGCGGCGAGGACCTGGCGGCCGGCCGGGTCCAGCAGGTCCCGGGGCAGTACCGGCCCCCGGCGTTCCGGCGCGAGCTCGCCCATGTCGCCGACCAGCTCGACGACCTCGGCGGCATCGGTGACCAGGACCGCGTCCTGGCGCAGCAGTTCGTGCACCCCGGCGGAGAGCCCGCTGGTGGCCGGCCCCGGCACTCCCATCGTGTGCCGTCCCAGGCGCCGGGCCGCCCTGACGGTCACCAGCGAGCCGCTGCGGTGGGCGGCCTCGACGACCACGGTGCCCCGGGTGAGCGCGGCGATCACCCGGTTGCGGAGGATGAACCTGCTCGGTGTCGGGTGCTCGCCCGGCGGCAGTTCTCCGATCACCAGCCCCTGTTCGGCGATCCTGGCGATGAGCCCGGTGTGTCCGCGCGGGTAGGGCCGGTCGACTCCGCTGGCGAGGACGGCGACGGTGGCACCGCCGGAGCCGAGCGCGCCGCGGTGGGCGGCGCCGTCGATTCCGTAGGCGCCGCCGGAGACCACGACCCAGCCGCGTTCGGCGAGGCCGGCCGCGAGGGTGGCGGCCATGTGCGCGCCGTACTCCGTGCAGGCGCGGGCGCCGACGACGGCGACCGAGCGCAGCGCCCACATCCGCGGGTCCGCGCTTCCGCGCACCCACAGCCCGACGGGACGCGCGTCGCCCAGGTCGTCGAGCTGCCGGGGCCAGTCGGCGGCTCCGGGGCACACGAACCGCGCCCCGGCGTCGCGCGCGGCGGCGAGGTCCCTGTGCGGTTCGGCCGCCGCGGCCCGGGCGAGCAGCCCGGCCCACCGCTTGCCGCTCACCCCGGGCAGCGGCTCGCCCCGCTCCCGTAACCTCCTGACCACCGCGCCCACGCCCCGTTCCCGCATCCAGCGCCCGCAGGTCTCGTCACCCGGCTCGACGACCCGGGTGAGGAAGATCCGGTCGAGCAGGTCGTCCTCCGGTCCGGCCGCGGGGCTCATGCCGTCGCCCCGATGGCCATCGGCACACCGCGCGGGACGCCGGTGCGCAACTGCAGGGCGAGGGCCACGTCCCCGGCGTCGGGCCGGTCGTGGCCGGTCAGGTCGGCGACGGTCCAGGCGACCCGCAGCACCCGGTCGAGTCCCCGTGCGGTGAGCGCTCCCCGCTCGAGGCTGCGCTCGGCCTCGTCCATGGCGCCGGGGGCGGCGTGCCAGCGGCTGCGCAGTTCCCGTCCGGGGATCTCGCTGTTGGTGCGCCACGGAGTGCCGGTGAGGCGGGCCGCCGCGCGTTCCCGCGCCGTCCGCACCCGGTCGGCGACCGTGGCGGTGGTCTCGCCGCGGGCACCGCTCGCCGTGAGTTCCCTACGGGTGACCCGGTCGACCTCGACCCGCAGGTCGACCCGGTCGAGCAGCGGCCCGGACAGGCGGGCCTGGTAGCGGCGGATCGCCGAGGGCGGGCACTCGCACTGCTCGTGCGTCCGGGAGAAGCGCCCGCACGGGCAGGGGTTGGCGGCCAGCACCATCAGGAAGCGCGCCGGGAAGCGGACGACACCGGCGCTGCGCGCGATGACCACGTGTCCGGCCTCCAGCGGCTGGCGCAGGGCGTCCAGGGCCCGGCTGCTGAACTCGGGCGTCTCGTCAAGAAAAAGCACGCCTCGATGGGAGAGGGACACCGCCCCCGGCCGTGCCGTCCCCGGCCCGCCCCCGACGAGTGCCTGCATCGTGGCCGAGTGGTGCGGGGCGCAGTAGGGGGCCACGTCGATCAGGGGCTTGCCCGGTGGCAGCAGCCCCGCCACCGAGTGCACGGCCGTCACCTCCAGCGACGCCTGCCGGTCCAGCGGCGGCAGGATCGACGGCAGCCGCTCGGCGAGCATCGTCTTGCCGGCGCCGGGCGGGCCCTCCAGGAAGAGGTGGTGTCCGCCGGCCGCGGCCACCTCCGCCGCCGTCCGCGCCGAGAGCTGGCCCACGACGTCCGCGAGGTCATGGCCCTGGTCGTGCCGGGTCGCGTCGGCACTGTGCATCGCGGTGGCCGCCCCGGTGCCGGGGACGCGCAGTCCGGCGAGCAGTGGGTCGGGGCGCTCCGGCTCCTCGGTCTCCTCGTCGGGCACGGGCTCGTCGGTGAGCACCGCGATCAGCTGGCGCAGGCTCCGCACGCCGAGCACGGACACGCCCGGCACCAGTGAGGCCTCGGCGGCGGCGCACTCCGGCACCACCACCTGCTCGTAGCCGGCGTCGGCCGCGGCCAGCACCGCCGGCAGGATGCCGCGCACCGGCCGCACCCGTCCGTCCAGTCCCAGTTCGCCGATCATGACGATGTCGGCGAGCACCCGTGGATCGATCCGCTCGGCGGCACCGAGCACCGCGCAGGCGACCGCGAGATCGAATCCGCTGCCGGCCTTCGGCACCGAGGCCGGGCTGAGCCCCACGGTGAGTTTCTTCTGCGGCCATTCACCGCCGGAGTTGACCACGGCGGCCCTGACCCGGTCCCGGCTCTCCGTCAGGCTCTTGTCCGGCAGCCCCACCAGCGTGAAGGCGGCGACGCCCGGTTCCAGGTCGGCCTGGACCTCCACGACCACGCCCTCGACGCCCACCAGCGCCACCGAGCACGTACGGGCGAACCCCATGTCAGGCCACCCCCCGGACGTGCTCGACGACGGGTGCGCCGCGGGTGGGCAGTACGACGCCGACCAGGTCGATGCGGACCCCGCCGGGCGGTGCTCCCCCGTGTTCCTGCAGCCAGCGTGCGGCGAGGTCCCTCAGGCGCTCGGCCTTGGCCGGTGTGACGGCCGCCATGGGGTGCTGGTAGGGGCCTGCCCTGCGGGTCTTCACCTCGCAGACGACCAGGGCGTCCCCGTCCCTGGCCACGATGTCGATCTCGCCGGTCCTGCCACAGCGCCAGTTGCGCTGCAGCACCGTCATCCCGGCCTCGGTCAGCCGGCGTGCGGCCAGTGTCTCGCCGTACCTGCCGAGTGCACTGCGTGCCCGTTGTGCGTTCATGTCGGCACCACCTCCGGCGCCAACCGTCACGCATCCCGCCCCACGCAGTGGATCTTGGTGGGCAACTCAGCGGTTGTGGACAACTCCCTCACCCGCGCGAGGGCTCCGGATCAACCGCAGGAGAGCCCCGGATCAACCGCACTAGACGTCCGGTCACCCGCCCGGAAGCTCCAGGTCGCTCTTGTTGAGCTCCTCGATGTTCACGTCCTTGAACGTGAGGACGCGCACCTGCTTCACGAACCGGGCCGGCCGGTACATGTCCCAGACCCAGGCATCCGCCATGGACACCTCGAAGAACACCTCGCCCTGGACCGAGTGCACCTGCATCTCGTAGTCGTTGGTCAGATAGAAGCGCCGCTCGGTCTCGATCACGTATTTGAACAGACCGACGACATCGCGGTACTCCCGGTAGAGCTTCAGCTCCATCTCGGTCTCGTACTTCTCGAGGTCCTCGGCGCTCATGGCATGTTCCCCTTCAGCCGTGCGATCCCACCATTGTGCGCCAGTCCCGGGAGTACCTAGACGATTTCGGTGTCCAGGGTCACGGGTCCGGCCGGGGGACCTTCGTCGAGCAGAGTGCGCAGCAGCTCGGCGAGTCTGGTCGGATACACCGTCTCATGCGCCCGGGCCAGTTCCGGGTACGTCCACCAGCGCGCACCGGCGACACTGCGCCGCTCCAGCTCGGTCAGCGCCGTGGCCGCGGTCGCCGTCTGGGTGGTCCGGGCCAGGTAGTACCACTCGTCCTGGTCCCAGCGGCGCCCCGCGAACGGGAAGGAGCACCGCCGCCGCCACAGCACCGGCCCCAGTTCGACCCGCGTGATGCCGGTCTCCTCCGCGAGTTCCCGCAGTGCGGCCTGTTCACGGGTCTCGTCGCCCTCCACACCGCCCCCGGGCGTGAACCACCAGTCGTCGGCCGGGTCGTCCGGTTCGTGGCCGTGCAGCAGCAGGATGCGGTCCTGCGGGTCGAGCAGGACGACCCGGGAGACTCTGCGCAGTCCGCCCCGGTAGGAGTCCTCGGCCGCCGGAGCCGGCCCGGCGACGGCCGGCCGCGGGGGCACCGGGTCAGCGGCCACCGGCGGACCCCGTGTTCGCCCGGGCGCGGGAACCCGCCGCCCGCTGGGCGAGCGGACCGTACGCGGCACCGCCCAGCACGAGCACGGCACCGGCGATCACCATCGCCACGACCGTCCGCAGCGGGCCGGGTGAGGAGAGGTCGCCCAGCCGCTCGAATCCGGTGGGTGCCGTCAGCATGCCGTCCATCGGCCAGACCACGGCGTCGACCCGGGCCCGTACCGCGTCGCGGGAGACGGTGCCGCCGGCGGCGTCGGTCAGATGGGCCGTGGAGTCGACCGACCCGGCGCGCTCGTCACCGAGCAGGAAGAGGCGTCCCTCCGGCACGGTCACCTCGGGGAAGGCGCCGAACTCGGCCGCCGCGCCCCCGCCGAGGTACGGCTCCTCGATCGCCTCGCCGTTGACCTTCAGCTTCCCGTCCCGGCAGCAGGAGACCGTGTCGCCGCCGACGGCGACCACCCGCTTGATGAGGGGAACGTCCGCCCATGTGGTGTCCGTGAAGACGACGACGTCACCGCGGCGGACGTCGCCGCCGTCGATGCGCTCGGCCAGCACGCGGTCCCCGGCGTCGATCGTCGGCGCCATGGACGGGGTGGGCACGGTGTACGGCCGGTACACCACCGCTCCCCAGGCGAACCCGCCGAGGAACAGCACCAGCCCCAGGGTCACGGCCAGGCCGGACAGGCGCTGCCCGGTCCGGCCGGCCGAGCGGGCGGTGCCCGAGCCGCCGCCGGAAGCCGTACGTGTCGTGCTCTGACCACTCATGGGCGGCACCCTACCCGGCGGTACTACACCCGGTCAGCCCTCTTCGGCGCCGATCCGGCGACGCCGCCAGAGCACCAGCGGCACCGCGCCCACCAGCGCGAGCCCCTGGGGCGCGGCCGACAGGGCGGCGGACGACGCCGAGGCCTGGAGGCCGGGCTGGTCGAAGGTGTCCGGGACGGGCAGGTTGGTCCAGCGGTTGACCGGCCAGGCGATCACGACGGCGCGGCCGACGACCTTGTCCACGGGGACCATGCCGTCGTTCTTGTCGGCCCGGTTGTAGCGGGAGTCCCGGGAGTTCTGCCGGTGGTCGCCCATCACCCAGATGTGGCCCTCGGGAACCTCGACCTTGAACTGGCCGCCCTGGTCGTCCTGGCTGCACGGGGTGTTGCCGGGATACACGTACGGCTCGTTGAGCGCCATGCCGTTGACCGTGAGGGGGCCGGTGCCCTTGCACTCGACCGTGTCGCCGCCCACGCCGACGACCCGCTTGATCAGGTCCTTCTCCTCCGCGGAGGGCATCAGACCGATCCAGCTGAGGACCTTCTGCAGGGCGTTGGGATCGGGCGTCGGCTCGCCCGCCAGCCAGTTGTCGGGGTCGTGGAAGACGACGACCTCACCGCGCTCGGGCTCGGAGCCGAACCAGGGGGTGAGCTTGTCGACCAGGACCCGGTCACCCTGCTGGAGGGTGTTCTGCATCGAGTCGGAGGGGATGGAGAACGCCTGCACCAGGAACGTCTTGATCAGCAGCGCCAGCACCAGCGCGATGCCGATCAGGATCGGCAGCTCCTTCCAGAAGGAGCGGGGCTGCTTCGGCTGGGGCGGGCGGTCGCCCGGGCCCTGGTCACCTGTTTCCGTCCGGTCATCGCTCACTGCGCCGTCCTCGACCGCCCGCGTGTCACTCCCGGAGGGTACGGCGCGGTTCGCGGCCGGGTCGGCCGACTCCGCGGGGCGTCCGCGGTGTTCCTCGCCGCCCTGACCGGACCGTGCGCCAACCGCCACATCCCCCACGCCAACTCCTCACTCTCTGCCGCCGCCCGCGCCAAGCCCGGCGCAGGCCCACCACTCCCATAACGAGCGGGAGTTCCGCAGGGCTCGGGAGCTGGACGATTCCGTTCGGATCCTCCGGGGCAACCCTATGCGACAGCGGGGCGACAGCGGTCGACCCGGACGCCGCGTCCGACACGGAGGCGTAGGCCGTGGGTTCGTCCAGCGTGCTCCAGTGGCCGAGCGGCCAGGCGATGACCATGGCCCGGCCCACCACCTCCTCCTCGGAGACGGTGCCGCCGTAGGCGGTGTCCTGGTGGGAGCGGGAGTCGGCGGAGTTCTCTCGGTGGTCGCCCATCACCCACAGCCGCCCCTCGGGGACGGTGATGTCGAACGGCGTCGCGGAGGGGGCGTTGCCCGGGTACAGGTAGTCCTCGTCCAGGGGGACGCCGTTGACGGTGACCCGGCCCTGTGCGTCACAGCACTGGACGCGGTCGCCGCCGACGCCGACGACCCGCTTGATGAGGTCCTTCTCGTCCTCGGAGGGCAGCAGTCCGATGAAGGTGAGCCCTTCCTTGATCTGCTTGATCCCGACGGGGTCGTCCTTCTTCGGTGCGGTCTGCTCACCCTGGAGCCAGCCGCCGGGGTCCTTGAACACGACGACGTCCCCGCGCTGCGGCGTGGAGCCGAACCACGGGGTGAGCTTGTCGACGAGCACCCGGTCGCCGATCCGGATCGTCTGCTCCATGGAGCCGGACGGGATGACGAAGGCCTGCACGAGGAAGGTCTTCAGCACCAGCGCTATCAGCACGGCGACGCCGATGAGGAGGGGGATCTCCTTGACCGCGCTGCGCCTGCGGCGCCGCTTGACCTTGCGCTGGAGTTTGCGCCGCTCGGCGCGGGTGCGCCCGGGGGCGGGGCCGGACGCGCGGCGGGAGCCGGTGGGCAGCAGGTTCTCCGCGGCGCTGTCCGGGGCGCCGCGCGGCTTGCCGCGGTTACCCATGGGCGTCCTCCGCCGGGTGCGCCGGGTCCACCCCCGGGGCGGGCACGCGCGCGTAGGCGTCGGGCCGGTGCAGCCGGGTGGCGTGGCCGAAGGGCCAGACGATCCCGTCGGCGCGGCCGATCACCTCCGTCACGGGGATCATGCCGCCGCCGGGCGAGCCGAGGTGGTCCCGGGAGTCGCTGGAGGCGCTGCGGTGGTCACCGAGGACGAACAGCCGCCCGTCGGGCACGACGACGTCGAACGGCACCGTGGAGGGGCTGTCCCCGGGGTACAGGAAGCCCGACTCGTCGACCGACCGGCCGTTCACCCGGATCCTCCCCTCCCCGTCACAGCAGACCACGTGGTCCCCGCCCACCCCGACGACCCGTTTGACGTAGTCGGCCTCACCGAAATACCCGGTGCCGTCGAACACAATCACGTCGCCGCGGCGCGGCTCGGCGCCGAAGCGGTACGCCAACTTGTTTACGAGAACGCGGTCCCCGACCCTCAATACCCGTTCCATCGATCCGCTGGGGATCTGGAACGGGCGCGCCACGAACGTGTTGAGCGCCAGCAGGAACAGCAGACAGAGCAGCAGGGTCAGGGTAATGCGCCCGCCGGGCACCGATGCGGTGAGGCGCGACACCAACGCGGAACGCGACCGCCCCTCCGGGCCCGGCCGGTCCGAGGTGTCCTCGGGTCCGTCCGGGGGGAGGGAGCGGTCGCGCTCCGTCGGCTGTGCTTCGGTGTCCATCGGGGCCAGATGCTATCCGGCCGCGATATGACGCCGGTAAAGCGCTCAGTTCTCGCGCTTCTCCTTGATCTTCGCCGCCTTGCCGCGCAGCTCGCGCAGGTAGTACAGCTTGGCGCGGCGGACGTCACCCCGGGTGACGAGCTCGATCTTCTCCACGATCGGGGTGTGCACCGGGAAGGTGCGCTCGACGCCGACGGAGAAGGAGACCTTGCGGACCGTGAAGGTCTCGCGGACGCCGGCACCCTGGCGGCGGATCACAACGCCCTTGAACTGCTGCACACGGGAGCGGTTGCCCTCGATGACGCGCACGTGGACATTGACGGTGTCGCCGGGGCGGAAGGCCGGGACGTCGCTGCGCAGCGACGCGGAGTCGACGGAGTCGAGGAGGTGAGACATTTCGTCTGCTTTCTTCGCTGATGCCGCAGGTCATCAACGGCAACTGGGAGTTCCGGGATTCGGGTCGCGCGGTTCGGGGCGGGCGTCGTGTCCCCCTGCGGCAGGGGCGCTCGCCGGTCGACGCACAACAGCCGCCTATTCTTCCACGCCGTCGGTCCTGCGCCAAAATCGGCCGTACGGCTCCCCCGCGGGGTCCGGTTCCCAGCCGAGGATGGACAGCATCTCGCGGTCCTTCTTGTCGAAGGCCTGGGGATCGCAGCGTTCGATGAGGTCGGGGCGGTGGGCGGTGGTGCGCCGCAGCGCCTCGTCGCGCCGCCAGCGGGCGATCCTTCCGTGGTGGCCGCTGAGCAGCACCTCGGGTATCCCCCGGCCGCGCCAGCCGGGCGGCTTGGTGTAGACGGGGCCCTCCAGGAGGCCGGCCATGGCGCCGGGTGCGAAGGAGTCGTCGCGGTGGGACTCGGCGTTGCCCAGGACGCCGGGGAGCAGCCGGGCGACGGCCTCGGTGACGACGAGGACGGCCGCCTCGCCGCCGGCCAGGACGTAGTCGCCGATGGACACCTCGTACACGGGCATCCGGGTGGCGTACTCGTCGATGACGCGGCGGTCGATGCCCTCGTAGCGGGCGGGGGTGAAGACCAGCCAGGGGCGCTCGGAGAGCCGGACGGCGAGGTCCTGGGTGAAGGGGCGGCCGCTGGGGGTGGGCACGATCAGGGCGGGCTCGCGGGAGCCGGCCTCGTAGCCGTCGGCCAGGACGGTGTCCAGCGCGTCTCCCCACGGCTCGGTCTTCATGACCATGCCGGGGCCGCCGCCGTACGGGGTGTCGTCGACGGTGTTGTGCCGGTCGTAGGTCCACGCGCGCAGGTCGTGCACGTGCACGTCGAGCTGTCCGCGGGCGCGCGCCTTGCCGACGAGGGAGACGTTCAGCGGCTCGAGGTACTCGGGGAAGATCGTGACGACGTCGAGCCGCATCACGACTCTCCCTCGGCGGCGTCCCGCGCGGAGGCGATCTCGGCCCGGTCGTCGATCAGGCCGGGGGGCGGGTCGATGACGGCCCGCTGCTCCTCCAGGTCGATCTCGGTGACGATCTCCTCGACGAACGGCACGTACACCTCGCTGCCGTCGGGGCGCTCGACGACGAAGAGGTCCTGGGAGGGCAGGTGCGAGATCTCGGTGATCCGGCCGACCTCCTCGCCGTCCTTGGTGACGACGTCGAGGTCGATCAGCTGGTGGTCGTAGTACTCGTCCTCGTCCTCGGGCCGCTCGTCGGGGTCGACGTCGGCGATGAGGAGGGTGTTGCGCAGGGCCTCGGCGGCGGTGCGGTCGAGGACGCCCTCGAAGCGCAGCAGGAGGCGGCCACTGTGGACGCGCCCGGTCTCGATGGTGAGCGGCCCGACGGAGGCGGGGTCGGTGGTCAGGACGGCGCCGGGCCCGAGCCTGAGCTCCGGTTCGTCGGTGCGGACCTCCACGGTGACCTCGCCCTTGATGCCGTGGGCGCGGCCGATGCGAGCGACTACCAGCTGCACTGTGCTTGATCTCCTGTCATACGACTACGGGCCGGGGACGGCCCTGTGGCCCTCCCCGGCCCGAGCCGGCGCTGCGTTTGACGTCAGCGGACGTGGTCCACGTCGACGAGGTCGACACGGACACCGCGGCCGCCGATGGCGCCCACGACGGTGCGCAGAGCGCGTGCGGTGCGGCCGTTGCGGCCGATCACCTTACCGAGGTCGTCCGGGTGGACCCGGACCTCGAGCACACGCCCGCGACGCAGGTTGCGCGAGGCGACCTGCACATCGTCAGGGTTGTCGACGATGCCCTTCACGAGGTGCTCGAGAGCCTCCTCGAGCATGCTCAGGCCTCGGTCGACGCGGACTCGGCGGCGGCCTCGTCCTTCTTCTCAGCCTTCTTCTTCTGGGTGATGGCCTCACCCTTGCCCTCGTCGTCACCGCCGAGCGCCTCGAACGACGGGCGGGCAGGCTTCTCGGCCTGCTGCAGCAGCGGAGCCGGGGCGGGCTCGCCCTTGAACTTCTGCCAGTCGCCGGTCTTCTTCAGGATGGCGAGCACGGGCTCGGTCGGCTGGGCGCCGACACCGAGCCAGTACGCCACACGATCGGCGTCGACCTCGATCACCGACGGGTTGTACGTCGGGTGGTACTTGCCGATCTCCTCGATGGCCCGGCCGTCACGGCGGGTACGGGAGTCGGCGACGACGATGCGGTAGTGAGGCGAACGGATCTTGCCCAGACGCTTCAGCTTGATCTTGACTGCCACGGGAGTGGGTTCTCCTGGATTTGACGTGGTTGGGCACGGCGAGATGTGCCGCGTGGGGTTGCGGTACCCGAGTGCCCGATGGACGCGTCAGCCGGAGGAGAGAGGGGTCCTGTGCGGCTGTCGAGTACAGCTAGCCATTGTGCCACACGCTGCGGGACGGGTCCGACCGCGGGGGCACGCCCGACGGCCCTGAGGCGCTGCGGTGACCGTGCGCCGCGGGGCGCGGCCCCGCTCCGGGGTGCCGCACCGGGCGGCACCCCGCTTCCGGCACCCACGAGATGCCGGAGTCGTTCAGCCGGCGGCGGCCACCACGTCGGGGATGCGGAACGGCTTGCCGCAGCCGCCGCAGACGATGGGGGCCTGGGCCAGGACCGAGGGGACCACGCGCACGTTGCGGCCGCAGTCGCAGACGGCCTTGACGCGGACGCCGCCCCCGGAGGAGCCGTGCCGTGCGGCCGGCCCCCGGAAGCTGCGCGCGGTGTCCCCCGCGGTCGCGGCGGAGTGGGCCTTCAGGGCGCGCTGGAGGCGCTCCGTGGTCGGGCGGTAGCGGCGCTTCGCCTCGGGGGTGAGCGTGACCAGCGAGAAGCCGCTGCTGGGATGCGGTTCGTCGGGGTGGTCCAGGCCCAGCTCCTCGGCGATCGCGAGGAATCTGCGGTTGTGGTAGCGACCGGCGCGGGATGTGTCGCGTACGCCGCGCGCGGCGGCGACGCCGTGGACTGCCTCGTGCAGCAGTCGTTCGAAGGAGAGTTCGTGACCGCACGCGGACGACGACTCCCCGATCAGTGACTCGGGCGCGGCAAGATCGGGCAGCTCGGGGTGGTACCGCTGAATGTCGGCCCACGCCTGTGCCAGCTCTGCGGCGAGAACAGGTGGTGTCTGTGTCGTGCTCACGTAATCACAACGAGGCGGGGTGCCCCAGTGTTCCGATTCCGGGGCATCCCAAATAATTTGCACGTACCCGTCAGTTGCCGCTGATGCGCGCTGACGAGGGCGGGTGCGCTGATCTGCGGAGAAGCCTCGCAGCTCACCTCAAGGTGGTGCGTAGGCTGACGTACGCCCCCACGTGCAGGCGGGGCTCACGCGCCGGTGCGCGTGGGGTCCGTGAAGGCGCAAGAGGCGTTTCGGCCGCGCTCACGCCGGCCGGGTGTCCGGCCCGCCGGACGCGCCACGCCCGCGACGTTACCGGGTCCGCCACCGGGACCCCGCACCGCCCCTCCCCGGCCCGTTCCCGGCGCCTCCCGGCCCGGTGGACCTTGGCCGGAACCGGCGTCCGGGTGCCTTCGCCGTGGCCGGCCGTCCGGCCCGGGATTACCGGAATGTGAATTCTTGCCACTGGCACGAGCAACTACCAAGCCGCCGCCCCTTTCCACTGGACGACACGTCGAGGGCGGAGTTTCCTGGCATACGGGGGGTGTGCGGGCGCACTGCACGGGGGCCAGGGAATCGGGCACGGCGGCAACTCTCGGCTGATTGGGGCGCTTACCTATGACACCTACGCTCGTGCGGCAGCACCTGCCTCGTACGGGGACCGGTCCCCGCGTGGACCAGCGGTCCCGCGCGCGTGACTGGTCCGAGATCCAGGAGCGGATGCTCGTACCGCTCTACGAGGCCGTCTACGAGCGACTGGACGTCGGTCCGGCGACACGGCTGCTGGGCCTCGGCTGCGGCTCCGGGCTGGCCCTGCTGATGGCTGCCTCGCGCGGTGCCGCCGTCACCGGTGTGGACACCTCGGCCGACCGGCTGGCCCTCGCGCGGGAGCGGCTGCTGCCCGGTGAACGCGACGAGCGGTCACGCCCCGGAGGAGGGGACGGCACCCGGATCGTGCGGGGCTCACCCCGTGAGGCGGCCCGGGCGGACGCGCCCGCGTACACCGTGGTGACCGCCTTCGAGCCGATCGGCCCCCGCGCGGGGGACGTCGAGGAACTGGGCGGGCTGCTCTCCGAGGCGACGCCGCTCACCGGGCGCGGGGCGGCCGTGGTGCTGGCCGGCTGGGGGCCGCCGGAGCGCTGCGCCACGGCGTCCGTGCTCCGGGTGGCCGCCAAGCTGGCCGAACCGCTGCGCACCACCGGCGGCGCGCGCGCCGCGGACC is a window from the Streptomyces capillispiralis genome containing:
- the lepB gene encoding signal peptidase I, giving the protein MGDVAVGARSGQGGEEHRGRPAESADPAANRAVPSGSDTRAVEDGAVSDDRTETGDQGPGDRPPQPKQPRSFWKELPILIGIALVLALLIKTFLVQAFSIPSDSMQNTLQQGDRVLVDKLTPWFGSEPERGEVVVFHDPDNWLAGEPTPDPNALQKVLSWIGLMPSAEEKDLIKRVVGVGGDTVECKGTGPLTVNGMALNEPYVYPGNTPCSQDDQGGQFKVEVPEGHIWVMGDHRQNSRDSRYNRADKNDGMVPVDKVVGRAVVIAWPVNRWTNLPVPDTFDQPGLQASASSAALSAAPQGLALVGAVPLVLWRRRRIGAEEG
- the rplS gene encoding 50S ribosomal protein L19, producing MSHLLDSVDSASLRSDVPAFRPGDTVNVHVRVIEGNRSRVQQFKGVVIRRQGAGVRETFTVRKVSFSVGVERTFPVHTPIVEKIELVTRGDVRRAKLYYLRELRGKAAKIKEKREN
- the lepB gene encoding signal peptidase I; translation: MDTEAQPTERDRSLPPDGPEDTSDRPGPEGRSRSALVSRLTASVPGGRITLTLLLCLLFLLALNTFVARPFQIPSGSMERVLRVGDRVLVNKLAYRFGAEPRRGDVIVFDGTGYFGEADYVKRVVGVGGDHVVCCDGEGRIRVNGRSVDESGFLYPGDSPSTVPFDVVVPDGRLFVLGDHRSASSDSRDHLGSPGGGMIPVTEVIGRADGIVWPFGHATRLHRPDAYARVPAPGVDPAHPAEDAHG
- the rimM gene encoding ribosome maturation factor RimM (Essential for efficient processing of 16S rRNA), which produces MQLVVARIGRAHGIKGEVTVEVRTDEPELRLGPGAVLTTDPASVGPLTIETGRVHSGRLLLRFEGVLDRTAAEALRNTLLIADVDPDERPEDEDEYYDHQLIDLDVVTKDGEEVGRITEISHLPSQDLFVVERPDGSEVYVPFVEEIVTEIDLEEQRAVIDPPPGLIDDRAEIASARDAAEGES
- the trmD gene encoding tRNA (guanosine(37)-N1)-methyltransferase TrmD gives rise to the protein MRLDVVTIFPEYLEPLNVSLVGKARARGQLDVHVHDLRAWTYDRHNTVDDTPYGGGPGMVMKTEPWGDALDTVLADGYEAGSREPALIVPTPSGRPFTQDLAVRLSERPWLVFTPARYEGIDRRVIDEYATRMPVYEVSIGDYVLAGGEAAVLVVTEAVARLLPGVLGNAESHRDDSFAPGAMAGLLEGPVYTKPPGWRGRGIPEVLLSGHHGRIARWRRDEALRRTTAHRPDLIERCDPQAFDKKDREMLSILGWEPDPAGEPYGRFWRRTDGVEE
- a CDS encoding RNA-binding protein, which translates into the protein MLEEALEHLVKGIVDNPDDVQVASRNLRRGRVLEVRVHPDDLGKVIGRNGRTARALRTVVGAIGGRGVRVDLVDVDHVR
- the lepB gene encoding signal peptidase I; translated protein: MGNRGKPRGAPDSAAENLLPTGSRRASGPAPGRTRAERRKLQRKVKRRRRRSAVKEIPLLIGVAVLIALVLKTFLVQAFVIPSGSMEQTIRIGDRVLVDKLTPWFGSTPQRGDVVVFKDPGGWLQGEQTAPKKDDPVGIKQIKEGLTFIGLLPSEDEKDLIKRVVGVGGDRVQCCDAQGRVTVNGVPLDEDYLYPGNAPSATPFDITVPEGRLWVMGDHRENSADSRSHQDTAYGGTVSEEEVVGRAMVIAWPLGHWSTLDEPTAYASVSDAASGSTAVAPLSHRVAPEDPNGIVQLPSPAELPLVMGVVGLRRAWRGRRQRVRSWRGGCGGWRTVRSGRRGTPRTPRGVGRPGREPRRTLRE
- the lepB gene encoding signal peptidase I, coding for MSGQSTTRTASGGGSGTARSAGRTGQRLSGLAVTLGLVLFLGGFAWGAVVYRPYTVPTPSMAPTIDAGDRVLAERIDGGDVRRGDVVVFTDTTWADVPLIKRVVAVGGDTVSCCRDGKLKVNGEAIEEPYLGGGAAAEFGAFPEVTVPEGRLFLLGDERAGSVDSTAHLTDAAGGTVSRDAVRARVDAVVWPMDGMLTAPTGFERLGDLSSPGPLRTVVAMVIAGAVLVLGGAAYGPLAQRAAGSRARANTGSAGGR
- the rpsP gene encoding 30S ribosomal protein S16, coding for MAVKIKLKRLGKIRSPHYRIVVADSRTRRDGRAIEEIGKYHPTYNPSVIEVDADRVAYWLGVGAQPTEPVLAILKKTGDWQKFKGEPAPAPLLQQAEKPARPSFEALGGDDEGKGEAITQKKKAEKKDEAAAESASTEA